Below is a window of Sulfitobacter sp. SK012 DNA.
TCGGATCCTACCCGATCCCCGAAGTGATCCGTGGCATCAACTCGGCGTTTCTTCATGCCAGAAAAGCCAACCCAGATGTACAGTTCAAGATCGTTTGGGCCTACACATGGTTTGATCCTGCCAAAGAAGCCGATGCAGCCAAAGTACTCATCGAGCAAGGCGCAGATGTGATCTTGCAGCACACCGATTCCACTGCGCCTCAGGCGGCTGCACAGGAAGCGGGCAATGTGATCACCTTCGGTCAAGCCTCCGACATGGCGCAATATGCACCGCTGCCGCGTGTGTCTTCGATCATTGATGACTGGGCCCCCTACTACATCGCACGCACCAAGGCCGTTATGGATGGCACTTGGGAAAGCACAGACACATGGGACGGCATTGGCGCCGGCATGGTCGGCATCGGCGAGATTTCCGATGCGGTACCAGCTGACGTTAAAGCAGAAGCGCTGGCGTTGAAGGCGTCTATCGCTGACGGCTCCTATATGCCTTTCACCGGTCCGATCAAAAAGCAGGACGGCTCTGATTGGTTGGCTGACGGCGAAACAGCAGATGACGGCACCTTGGCCGGCATGAACTTCTACGTCGAAGGCATCGAAGGCGACATCCCACAATAACGGGAGTCACTTTTTGAAAAGTAAAAAGGCCCCGTATGATGCGGGGCCTTTTTATTAGGGTTAACCGCGGCTTTGAGCCCTCATTATCGAATTCTCGCGACGCAGCTAATGCCCGCTTTCGCGTCAGATGCAAAAATGTTCAACAACTGTTTGGGTATGAAGGTGGTTTGTGGCCGCGTCAAAAGATGTTGCTCGGGCCTGTTTCAAAAATGAGCGTTTTAGGAAGGTTCCTGAATGTTGACCTTGCGGGAAAGTAACATTCAAAATGGTAGCCAACACCTTGTGCTGCCTTCAACGAAAACGAGGAATGCGAGGTAACAAGAATGCCAATCCAGCCCCGAAAAGATAAAGAGGCGCAATCACTTCAGGAAACAAAAATGGAAGATCGAGAGCGACACGCAAACCACCGATAATTCCCAATGGATGACCGAACGATAACAACGCCCCGGTCATGGCTCCGACACAAGGGAACGCACCCGCAATCCAGAGTATATCTTTGAGCCAGTGACGCCCCATCCTTGGGAAGACTGCCCAGGCCCAAGCGCCAGCTGCAAATCCAGCTATCCCCGCAACGTACCAAGGG
It encodes the following:
- a CDS encoding BMP family ABC transporter substrate-binding protein encodes the protein MKFTKLMTGAAMAMALATGALADGHAKTKLGFVYVGPVGDGGWTYEHNKGRLAVEAEFGDAVETVFVENVAEGPDSERVMTQMALDGADMIFTTSFGYMDPTINVAAKFPNVKFEHATGYKRADNVSTYSARFYEGRAIQGHIAGKMTKSNTVGYIGSYPIPEVIRGINSAFLHARKANPDVQFKIVWAYTWFDPAKEADAAKVLIEQGADVILQHTDSTAPQAAAQEAGNVITFGQASDMAQYAPLPRVSSIIDDWAPYYIARTKAVMDGTWESTDTWDGIGAGMVGIGEISDAVPADVKAEALALKASIADGSYMPFTGPIKKQDGSDWLADGETADDGTLAGMNFYVEGIEGDIPQ